From Lemur catta isolate mLemCat1 chromosome 19, mLemCat1.pri, whole genome shotgun sequence, a single genomic window includes:
- the ZNF784 gene encoding zinc finger protein 784: MAAARLEPPSPSSPTPESRSPEPPDLVLVPDDGRPTTPPSDLIEIQVVKVTDTTLVPEPPEPGSFHCALCPAAFRLVSELLFHEHGHLAGAEGGGQAGDPSRCHVCGHSCPGPASLRAHYSLHTGERPYRCPRCPRAFKALAPLLRHQHRHGVEPGTSRRPPEAAAVEQRPGVPQERSEVVMAAAAAGAAVGKPFACRFCAKPFRRSSDMRDHERVHTGERPYHCGICGKGFTQSSVLSGHARIHTGERPFRCSLCDRTFNNSSNFRKHQRTHFHGPGPGLGDSGGQLGSSVAEGSGSGCGAGNNLEEGGGETGKVKVEADQ, encoded by the exons ATGGCCGCCGCGCGCCTGGAGCCCCCGAGTCCGAGCTCACCGACCCCGGAGTCGCGTTCCCCGGAGCCGCCGGACCTG gTCCTGGTGCCTGATGATGGCCGCCCCACCACGCCCCCCAGTGACCTCATCGAGATTCAGGTCGTAAAGGTGACCGACACCACCCTGGTACCTGAGCCCCCGGAGCCAGGTTCTTTTCACTGTGCCTTGTGCCCAGCTGCCTTCCGGCTGGTTTCCGAGCTGCTTTTCCATGAACATGGCCACTTGGCAGGGGCCGAGGGAGGCGGACAGGCTGGGGACCCAAGCCGGTGCCATGTGTGCGGCCACAGCTGCCCGGGTCCCGCCAGCCTCCGTGCCCACTACAGCTTGCACACGGGAGAGCGGCCCTACCGCTGCCCGCGCTGCCCCCGCGCCTTCAAGGCCTTGGCACCTCTGCTCCGGCACCAGCACCGACACGGGGTGGAGCCGGGGACCTCTCGGAGGCCTCCGGAAGCGGCAGCAGTTGAACAGAGGCCGGGGGTACCCCAGGAGAGGTCGGAGGTGGTGAtggcggcggcggctgcaggtGCGGCAGTGGGGAAGCCTTTCGCCTGCAGGTTCTGCGCCAAGCCCTTCCGCCGCTCCTCAGACATGCGAGACCACGAGCGCGTGCACACGGGCGAGCGGCCCTACCACTGTGGCATCTGCGGCAAGGGCTTCACCCAGTCCTCGGTGCTGAGCGGCCACGCCCGCATCCACACGGGCGAGCGCCCCTTCCGCTGCAGCCTCTGCGATCGCACTTTTAACAACTCCTCCAACTTCCGCAAGCACCAGCGCACCCATTTCCACGGGCCGGGGCCTGGGTTGGGAGACTCTGGAGGCCAGCTGGGGTCATCGGTGGCTGAGGGGTCTGGGAGTGGGTGTGGAGCAGGGAACAATCTGGAagaggggggtggggagacagggaaGGTGAAGGTGGAGGCTGACCAGTAG
- the ZNF524 gene encoding zinc finger protein 524, translating to MDTPSPDPLPSPLPGEEEKPLALPPPVPRGRRGRRPGGATSSNRTLKASLPRKRGRPPKSGQEPPLAQAVTAPVGSSGGNDLLLIDDQGVPYTVSEGSAAGGPEGSGPKKAPHFCPVCLRAFPYLSDLERHSISHSELKPHQCKDCGKTFKRSSHLRRHCNIHAGLRPFRCPLCPRRFREAGELAHHHRIHSGERPYQCPVCRLRFTEANTLRRHAKRKHPEAMGVPLCPPDPGPEPPWDDEGIPATAGPEEEEPEGKEPA from the coding sequence ATGGACACCCCCAGCCCAGACCCGTTGCCTTCGCCTTTGCCCGGGGAGGAAGAGAAACCTCTGGCCTTACCTCCTCCTGTTCCCCGGGGCCGTCGAGGCCGACGTCCTGGGGGGGCCACCTCCTCGAATCGGACGCTCAAAGCCTCCCTCCCTCGTAAGCGGGGCCGCCCCCCCAAGTCAGGGCAGGAGCCCCCGCTGGCGCAGGCAGTGACAGCCCCAGTGGGCAGCAGTGGTGGCAACGACCTCCTGTTGATCGATGATCAGGGTGTGCCCTATACAGTCTCTGAAGGGTCAGCGGCAGGTGGGCCTGAGGGCTCTGGCCCCAAGAAGGCCCCGCACTTCTGCCCTGTGTGCCTGCGGGCCTTCCCCTACCTCTCCGACCTAGAGCGCCACAGCATCTCGCACTCAGAGCTGAAGCCGCACCAGTGCAAGGATTGCGGCAAGACCTTCAAGCGGTCCAGCCACCTGAGGCGGCACTGCAACATCCATGCCGGCCTGCGGCCCTTCCGCTGCCCACTCTGCCCCCGCCGCTTCCGCGAGGCAGGTGAGCTGGCCCACCACCACCGCATCCACTCCGGGGAGCGTCCGTACCAGTGCCCCGTCTGCCGGCTGCGCTTTACCGAGGCCAACACGCTCCGGCGCCATGCCAAACGCAAGCACCCGGAGGCCATGGGGGTACCCTTGTGTCCCCCGGACCCAGGGCCTGAACCACCGTGGGATGACGAGGGCATCCCAGCCACAGCAGGGCCCGAGGAAGAGGAGCCCGAGGGGAAGGAGCCAGCCTGA
- the ZNF865 gene encoding zinc finger protein 865, which yields MEANPAGSGAGGGANSGIGGEDGVHFQSYPFDFLEFLNHQRFEPMELYGEHAKAVAALPCAPGPPPQPPPQPPPPQYDYPPQSTFKPKAEAPSSSSSSSSSSSSSSSSSSSQAKKPDPPLPPAFGPPPPPLFDAAFPAPQWGIVDLSGHQHLFGNLKRGGPTSGPGVTPGLGTPTGAPGQLPAPSQTPPGPAAGAACDPTKDDKGYFRRLKYLMERRFPCGVCQKSFKQSSHLVQHMLVHSGERPYECGVCGRTYNHVSSLIRHRRCHKDVPPAAGGPPQPGPPLPPLGLPAPTATAAAAAPTTVSSGPPATPTAPAPSGDANAAPAAPAGVGVPPPTSGGGEGPFACPLCWKVFKKPSHLHQHQIIHTGEKPFSCSVCSKSFNRRESLKRHVKTHSADLLRLPCGICGKAFRDASYLLKHQAAHAGAGAGGPRPVYPCDLCGKSYSAPQSLLRHKAAHAPTAATAPTDAPKEGAASVPQPPPTFPPGPYLLPPDPSATDSEKAAAAAAAVVYGAVPVPLLGAHPLLLGGAGTSGAGGSGASVPGKTFCCGICGRGFGRRETLKRHERIHTGEKPHQCPVCGKRFRESFHLSKHHVVHTRERPYKCELCGKVFGYPQSLTRHRQVHRLQLPCALAGAAGLPATQGTPGACGPGSSAGSSGPTDGLSYACSDCGEHFPDLFHVMSHKEAHMSEKPYGCDACGKTFGFIENLMWHKLVHQAAPERLLPPTPGGPQAPDGSGGTDAASVLDNGLAGEVGAAVAALAGVSGGEDAGGAAVAGAGGGASSGPERFSCATCGQSFKHFLGLVTHKYVHLVRRTLGCGLCGQSFAGAYDLLLHRRSHRQKRGFRCPVCGKRFWEAALLMRHQRCHTEQRPYRCGVCGRGFLRSWYLRQHRVVHTGERAFKCGVCAKRFAQSSSLAEHRRLHAVARPQRCGACGKTFRYRSNLLEHQRLHLGERAYRCEHCGKGFFYLSSVLRHQRAHEPPRPELRCPACLKAFKDPGYFRKHLAAHQGGRPFRCSSCGEGFANTYGLKKHRLAHKAEGLGGPGAGAGTLAGKDP from the coding sequence ATGGAGGCAAACCCAGCAGGCAGCGGCGCCGGGGGTGGCGCGAACAGCGGCATAGGGGGCGAGGACGGGGTCCACTTCCAGAGCTACCCCTTTGACTTCCTGGAATTCCTCAACCACCAGCGCTTTGAGCCCATGGAACTGTACGGGGAACACGCCAAGGCTGTGGcggccctgccctgtgcccctggtcccccgccccagcccccaccccagccccctcccccccagtaTGACTACCCACCCCAGTCGACCTTCAAGCCCAAGGCGGAGGCACCTTCCTCGTcttcatcatcttcctcctcttcctcttcgtcttcgtcctcctcctcttcccaagCCAAGAAGCCTGATCCGCCCCTGCCACCGGCCTTcgggccgcccccgccccccctcTTTGATGCTGCCTTCCCTGCCCCGCAGTGGGGCATCGTTGACCTCTCGGGACACCAGCACCTGTTTGGGAACCTGAAACGAGGAGGGCCCACATCTGGGCCGGGGGTGACACCAGGGCTGGGCACACCCACAGGGGCCCCCGGGCAGCTTCCTGCCCCCTCACAGACCCCACCAGGACCCGCCGCAGGGGCGGCCTGCGACCCAACCAAGGACGACAAGGGTTACTTCCGCAGGCTGAAGTACCTGATGGAGAGGCGCTTCCCCTGCGGCGTGTGCCAGAAGTCCTTCAAACAGTCCTCGCACCTGGTTCAGCACATGCTGGTGCACTCGGGAGAGAGGCCTTACGAATGCGGCGTCTGCGGCCGCACCTACAACCACGTGTCCAGCCTCATCCGCCACCGCCGCTGCCACAAAGATGTGCCACCAGCTGCCGGGGGCCCACCCCAGCCTGGTCCTCCACTTCCGCCACTGGGCCTCCCTGCGCCCACGGCcactgctgcagctgctgcccccACCACTGTTTCCTCCGGCCCTCCAGCCACGCCCACGGCTCCTGCCCCCTCCGGGGACGCGAatgccgcccccgccgcccctgCTGGTGTCGGGGTGCCCCCTCCGACGTCCGGGGGCGGTGAGGGCCCGTTTGCCTGCCCACTCTGCTGGAAGGTTTTCAAGAAGCCCAGCCACCTCCACCAGCACCAGATCATCCACACAGGCGAGAAGCCCTTTTCCTGCTCTGTGTGCAGCAAAAGCTTCAATCGCAGGGAGAGCCTCAAGCGGCACGTGAAGACGCACTCCGCAGACCTCCTGCGCCTGCCCTGCGGCATCTGCGGGAAGGCCTTCCGCGACGCCTCCTACCTCCTCAAGCACCAGGCGGCACAtgcaggggcgggggcagggggcccTCGGCCGGTGTACCCTTGCGACCTATGCGGCAAGTCCTACTCGGCGCCGCAGAGCCTGCTCCGGCACAAGGCTGCCCATGCCCCGACCGCTGCCACCGCCCCCACTGACGCACCCAAGGAGGGGGCGGCCTCGGTCCCGCAGCCCCCGCCCACCTTTCCCCCGGGCCCTTATCTCCTGCCCCCTGACCCTTCTGCCACAGACAGCGAGAAGGCTGCTGCCGCCGCAGCGGCCGTAGTGTATGGTGCGGTGCCAGTCCCGCTCCTGGGGGCACACCCGCTGTTGCTCGGCGGGGCTGGGACCAGCGGGGCGGGAGGCTCTGGTGCCAGTGTCCCTGGAAAGACGTTCTGCTGCGGCATCTGTGGGCGTGGCTTCGGGCGCCGTGAGACCCTGAAGCGCCATGAGCGCATCCACACCGGGGAGAAGCCCCACCAGTGCCCTGTGTGCGGGAAGCGCTTCCGTGAGTCCTTCCACTTGAGCAAGCACCACGTGGTGCACACGCGTGAGCGGCCCTACAAGTGCGAGCTCTGCGGCAAGGTCTTCGGCTACCCGCAGAGCCTCACCCGCCACCGCCAGGTGCACCGGCTCCAGCTGCCCTGCGCCCTGGCCGGGGCTGCTGGACTCCCGGCCACCCAGGGCACGCCGGGGGCCTGTGGGCCTGGGTCCTCGGCCGGGTCCTCAGGGCCCACCGACGGGCTGAGCTACGCCTGCTCGGACTGTGGCGAACACTTCCCAGATCTCTTTCACGTCATGAGCCACAAGGAGGCCCACATGTCCGAGAAGCCATATGGCTGCGACGCCTGCGGCAAGACCTTCGGCTTCATCGAGAACCTCATGTGGCACAAGCTGGTCCACCAGGCTGCCCCTGAGCGCCTGCTGCCTCCCACGCCCGGCGGCCCCCAGGCCCCAGATGGCTCCGGTGGCACCGACGCGGCCAGCGTGCTGGACAACGGGTTGGCCGGAGAGGTGGGGGCGGCCGTGGCGGCTCTGGCAGGGGTGTCTGGGGGCGAAGACGCAGGCGGGGCGGCGGTGGCAGGTGCCGGCGGGGGTGCCAGTTCAGGCCCTGAGCGTTTCAGCTGTGCTACATGCGGCCAGAGCTTCAAGCACTTCCTGGGCCTTGTGACTCACAAGTACGTGCACCTGGTGCGACGGACCCTGGGCTGCGGCCTCTGCGGCCAGAGCTTTGCCGGCGCCTACGACCTGCTCCTGCACCGCCGCAGCCACCGGCAGAAGCGGGGCTTCCGCTGCCCCGTGTGCGGGAAGCGCTTCTGGGAGGCAGCCCTGCTGATGCGCCACCAGCGCTGCCACACGGAACAGCGGCCCTACCGGTGCGGCGTGTGCGGCCGGGGCTTCCTGCGCTCCTGGTACCTGCGGCAGCACCGCGTGGTGCACACCGGTGAGCGGGCCTTCAAGTGTGGCGTGTGCGCCAAGCGCTTTGCGCAGTCGTCCAGCCTGGCGGAGCACCGGCGGCTGCACGCCGTGGCCCGGCCTCAGCGCTGCGGTGCCTGCGGCAAGACCTTCCGCTACCGCTCCAATCTGCTGGAGCACCAGCGGCTGCACCTGGGTGAGCGCGCCTACCGTTGCGAGCACTGCGGCAAGGGCTTCTTCTATCTGAGCTCCGTGCTGCGACACCAGCGTGCCCATGAGCCGCCGAGGCCTGAGCTCCGCTGTCCCGCCTGCCTCAAGGCCTTCAAGGATCCTGGCTACTTCCGTAAGCACCTGGCGGCCCACCAGGGCGGCCGGCCCTTCCGCTGCTCCTCCTGCGGCGAGGGCTTCGCCAACACCTACGGCCTCAAGAAACACCGCCTGGCACACAAGGCTGAGGGCCTCGGGGGCCCTGGAGCAGGGGCAGGCACCTTGGCTGGGAAGGATCCCTGA